One window from the genome of Desulfurellaceae bacterium encodes:
- the uvrC gene encoding excinuclease ABC subunit UvrC — MDSEAKQAPSASGQAGDFATKLATLPTQPGVYLFKDKHGHVIYVGKAKNLRARVRQYARGGDGRPQIRFLLAQLVDMEVVVTHSEKEALLLEDTLIKQYTPRYNIQLKNNTGYWHVKITSQDAWPRVLLTRQVVKDGSKYLGPFHSSSAVQDTLEIIRKVFPLRTCSDTVFRNRTRPCLEYQIKRCLGPCALPVEPDEYQRQLRGAQMLLEGKDTQLVQQLTVRMNEAAADLRYEAAARLRDQIQAITRTTEKQQVAAPLGNDQDVFGLYREGGLIEGQVLFVRAGKLVGNLGYSFDDNEFPDAQVVSELLTQFYQGGRFVPDAVVLPVRLEDAAVRAELLAERKGKKVELVCPQRGAKLRLVEMAVENARHSFVEKRRGSDQREKALEGLRTGLRLRTAPKRIECFDISNIQGNLAVGSLVVFDEGEPDKSRYRRFRIKTVDGADDFAMMYEVLTRRYTRAVADNDLPDLLMVDGGKGQLGVAVTVFKELAISQVDLIGLAKMRTKRDPFSEEVDRSAERVFVPGRKNPIVLKQNSSALFLLQRVRDEAHRFAISYHRRLRAKERLSSSLDAIPGIGPSRRKALLRHFGSVKRVHAASREELAQVSGITPALADTIVRHVDSSLATDTDASRAGG; from the coding sequence ATGGATAGCGAAGCAAAACAGGCGCCGTCCGCGTCCGGGCAGGCGGGTGATTTTGCCACCAAGCTGGCCACCCTGCCGACGCAGCCCGGGGTGTACCTGTTCAAGGATAAGCACGGCCACGTCATCTATGTCGGCAAGGCCAAAAATCTCCGCGCCCGCGTCCGACAGTACGCCCGGGGGGGGGATGGGCGGCCCCAGATCCGCTTTTTGCTGGCCCAGTTGGTCGATATGGAAGTCGTGGTGACCCACAGCGAAAAAGAAGCCCTGCTGCTCGAAGACACGCTGATCAAACAGTACACACCCCGCTACAATATTCAGCTCAAAAACAATACCGGCTACTGGCACGTCAAAATCACCAGCCAAGACGCCTGGCCGCGCGTGCTCCTGACGCGCCAGGTGGTCAAGGACGGCAGCAAATATCTGGGGCCTTTTCATTCCAGTAGCGCGGTACAGGACACCCTGGAGATTATTCGCAAGGTGTTCCCCCTGCGGACCTGTTCCGACACGGTCTTCCGCAACCGGACCCGCCCGTGCCTCGAATACCAGATCAAGCGCTGTCTGGGACCGTGCGCACTGCCGGTCGAGCCGGACGAATACCAACGCCAGCTCAGGGGGGCGCAAATGCTCCTCGAAGGCAAGGATACCCAGCTGGTCCAGCAACTGACCGTCCGCATGAACGAGGCGGCCGCAGACCTGCGCTACGAGGCGGCCGCCCGCCTGCGGGATCAAATTCAGGCCATTACCCGGACTACTGAAAAACAGCAGGTCGCCGCCCCCCTGGGCAATGATCAGGACGTGTTCGGCCTGTACCGCGAGGGCGGCCTGATCGAGGGCCAGGTGCTGTTTGTGCGGGCCGGCAAGCTGGTCGGCAACCTCGGCTACAGCTTTGACGACAACGAGTTTCCGGACGCACAAGTCGTGTCCGAACTGCTGACCCAGTTTTATCAGGGCGGGCGGTTTGTGCCGGATGCGGTCGTGCTGCCAGTGCGGCTCGAAGACGCTGCGGTACGGGCCGAGTTGCTGGCCGAGCGCAAGGGCAAGAAGGTCGAGCTGGTGTGTCCCCAGCGGGGCGCAAAGCTGCGTCTGGTCGAGATGGCGGTCGAGAACGCCCGGCACAGCTTTGTGGAAAAACGCCGGGGCAGTGACCAACGCGAAAAGGCGCTCGAAGGTTTGCGGACCGGCTTGCGGCTGCGGACCGCTCCCAAGCGCATCGAGTGTTTCGACATCTCCAACATTCAGGGCAATCTGGCCGTTGGCTCCCTGGTCGTGTTTGACGAGGGCGAGCCGGACAAGAGCCGCTACCGCCGTTTTCGGATTAAAACCGTAGATGGGGCGGATGATTTCGCCATGATGTACGAGGTCCTGACCCGCCGTTACACGCGCGCCGTGGCTGATAATGACCTGCCCGACCTGCTGATGGTCGACGGCGGCAAAGGCCAGCTCGGCGTTGCCGTCACGGTGTTCAAGGAACTGGCCATCAGCCAGGTCGATCTGATCGGTCTGGCCAAGATGCGGACCAAGCGCGACCCGTTCAGCGAGGAAGTGGACCGGTCGGCCGAGCGCGTGTTCGTGCCGGGCCGCAAAAACCCGATTGTGCTCAAACAAAACTCCAGTGCGCTGTTCCTGCTCCAGCGCGTCCGGGACGAGGCTCACCGGTTTGCGATCAGCTATCACCGTCGGCTGCGGGCCAAGGAGCGGCTGAGTTCGTCGCTCGACGCCATCCCGGGGATTGGTCCCAGCCGGCGCAAGGCCCTGCTGCGCCATTTTGGCAGTGTGAAACGGGTCCACGCAGCCAGCCGTGAGGAACTCGCCCAGGTGTCGGGCATCACCCCCGCGCTGGCCGACACCATCGT